The genomic segment AACTCTTAACAATTTTACAGTTTCTTAGGTTGCTTGTTTTTAACTGAAAGGGACCACCATAATCAATACCGCAATTAAGGAAAGGTCTGGATGCTACTACTCGTGATCTAGGTAATTGACCCATTAGATTATTTATCGTAACTGGCCTTGCCCTAAAACATGTTATGCACTTGTGCAGAATATGTCTGATTGTATTACGCCCTGAAAGAATCCAAAATTTTAGCCGTAAAATAGATAATAAAGTTTGTTGTCCCATATGTAAATGTTTAAGATGATATGAAGTAACGATAAGCCGTGTGAGCACATGATTTTTTGGTAAGATAATTGGATGTTTTTGTGAAAATGGTAAATCTGAATTTTGTAAACGTCCACCAACTCTTAAAATACCTTCTGAATCTAAAAAAGGGTTTAATGAGATGAGACTGCTTGTCTTACATAGTGAGCCCAATCTTTTTATTGACAAAATGTCTGAACCAAATGTTTCCAATTGAGCCATTTTGATTAGAATTCTTAGTGCGCCCTCCCTTTCATCAACAGTAAGTATACCCCATTTACGTTCACCTATTGGCAATCTACAATTGTTTATAAATCGCAGAATATAAGCTGTGGTTTTTTGTAACTTGTTAAGACTTGAAAATCTATCCCAAATTGTATGCAATGTTGTAACAATTAATGAAAATTTAACTGGCCTTTTATCTGGCACTTCCAAAGTACTTAagtcatttatattaaaataaggcCATTTCTCCTTATCTTCCATTAGCCATTTTGGACCATTCCACCAAAGTGAAGAATCTTTAAGTAATTTTGGTTCCATCCCCCTGGATATGATGTCGGCTGGATTTTCTTTGGAGTGGATGTGATGCCACTCATATGTTTTAGTCAAATTTTGAATCTCCGAAACCCGATGTGACACAAATGTTTTCCATTTTGAAGCCTCGCCCTTTATCCAATGTAATGTAATTGTCGAATCTGTCCAAAAATGCACTTTATTAAATCTTATGTCCATTGTATGTATAACTTCCCTGGCAAGTTTTGCGCTGAGTAACGCCCCACATAACTCTAACCTTGGTAATGAGATTGTCTTTAACGGAGCTACTCTTGATTTAGAACATAGTAGATGCACATGATATAACCCATCATGTCTTATTGACCGTACATAAATTGCTACCCCATATGCAATTTCCGATGCATCACTGAAGCAGTGAAGTTCAATGTCCTTTGGTTGTAAGCATAACACGTGTCTTGGAATTTGTGTTTGGTGTAAATCTGAAATTGTTTCCTTAAATTTGTTCCAAGCGGTGTGAAGATCCTGAGGTAATGACTCATTCCAATCCAATTTGAGCTTCCATAATGATTGCATAATTACCTTAGCCGTGATTATGACTGGTCCCACAAGACCCAGAGGGTCAAATATTTGAGAAATCATTGATAATACTGACCTTTTGGTTGTCTGAgattgtatattaaaattaatattgtacTGCAAGATGTCCAATTGAGTATTCCAGTACAACCCCAAAGTTTTACTAGTGATGTCTTCAGACAAATAATGCTCAACTTGTTGATTATTTTGTAAATCCCCTTCAAATACTTCTGGTTTATTTGAGACCCATTTTCTGAGCTGAAATCCTGCTGAGCTCAAAATGAAACTGATGTCCTGTTTTAACTTCCTAACCTCTTCAATTGTGTCCCCTCCTGATAATAGATCATCTGCATAAAAATCCCTCAAAATAGTTTGACAAGCTTCTTGTAAATTTGACATATGTTCATATGCTGCTTGTTGTATACATCTTATTGCGAGAAAGGCTGATGGTGCTAAACCATAAGTTATTGTGTTTAATTTGTATGTGCTTATAGGTTGGTCCGATGAAAATCTCCAAAAAATTCTTTGTAAATCCCTTTGTTTTGAAGAAATAAGAACTTGCCGATACATCTTTTCAATATCAGAAGCAATGACAACTTTATGTTTTCTAAACCGTAGGAAGATGTGTAATAAATCTTCCTGAAGCCTTGGTCCCACCATTAATACATCATTCAATGACAAATTATTGTATGTTTTAGCAGACGTAGTACGTTTTTGTATGTTTTAGAAATAATTAAATTGATGATTATGTTATGAAAAGACTTCATATTCAAAGactgtattaataaaaaaaatccacacacacacacacacacacacacacacacacacacacacacacacacacacacacacacacacacacacacacacacacacacacacacacacacacacacacacacacacacacacacacacacacacacacacacacacacacacacacacacacacacacacacacacacacacacacacacacacacacacacacacacacacacacacacacacacacacacacacacacacacacacacacacacacacacacacacacacacacacacacacacacacacacacacacacacacacacacacacacacacacacacacacacacacacacacacacacacacacacacacacacacacacacacacacacacacacacacacacacacacacacacacacacacacacacacacacacacacacacacacacacacacacacacacacacacacacacacacacacacacacacacacacacacacacacacacacacacacacacacacacacacacacacacacacacacacacacacacacacacacacacacacacacacacacacacacacacacacacacacacacacacacacacacacacacacacacacacacacacacacacacacacacacacacacacacacacacacacacacacacacacacacacacacacacacacacacacacacacacacacacacacacacacacacacacacacacacacacacacacacacacacacacacacacacacacacacacacacacacacacacacacacacacacacacacacacacacacacacacacacacacacacacacacacacacacacacacacacacacacacacacacacacacacacacacacacacacacacacacacacacacacacacacacacacacacacacacacacacacacacacacacacacacacacacacacacacacacacacacacacacacacacacacacacacacacacacacacacacacacacacacacacacacacacacacacacacacacacacacacacacacacacacacacacacacacacacacacacacacacacacacacacacacacacacacacacacacacacacacacacacacacacacacacacacacacacacacacacacacacacacacacacacacacacacacacacacacacacacacacacacacacacacacacacacacacacacacacacacacacacacacacacacacacacacacacacacacacacacacacacacacacacacacacacacacacacacacacacacacacacacacacacacacacacacacacacacacacacacacacacacacacacacacacacacacacacacacacacacacacacacacacacacacacacacacacacacacacacacacacacacacacacacacacacacacacacacacacacacacacacacacacacacacacacacacacacacacacacacacacacacacacacacacacacacacacacacacacacacacacacacacacacacacgtctTTATTAATCGCTAATGTTAAGGAAATGAACATTTTTAGCGTATTTTTCGTGATCGTTTTagaaaatcaatatatatatatatatatatatatatatatatatatatatatatatatatatatatatatatatgtatatatatatacattatatccA from the Diabrotica undecimpunctata isolate CICGRU chromosome 1, icDiaUnde3, whole genome shotgun sequence genome contains:
- the LOC140434268 gene encoding uncharacterized protein, whose protein sequence is MVGPRLQEDLLHIFLRFRKHKVVIASDIEKMYRQVLISSKQRDLQRIFWRFSSDQPISTYKLNTITYGLAPSAFLAIRCIQQAAYEHMSNLQEACQTILRDFYADDLLSGGDTIEEVRKLKQDISFILSSAGFQLRKWVSNKPEVFEGDLQNNQQVEHYLSEDITSKTLGLYWNTQLDILQYNINFNIQSQTTKRSVLSMISQIFDPLGLVGPVIITAKVIMQSLWKLKLDWNESLPQDLHTAWNKFKETISDLHQTQIPRHVLCLQPKDIELHCFSDASEIAYGVAIYVRSIRHDGLYHVHLLCSKSRVAPLKTISLPRLELCGALLSAKLAREVIHTMDIRFNKVHFWTDSTITLHWIKGEASKWKTFVSHRVSEIQNLTKTYEWHHIHSKENPADIISRGMEPKLLKDSSLWWNGPKWLMEDKEKWPYFNINDLSTLEVPDKRPVKFSLIVTTLHTIWDRFSSLNKLQKTTAYILRFINNCRLPIGERKWGILTVDEREGALRILIKMAQLETFGSDILSIKRLGSLCKTSSLISLNPFLDSEGILRVGGRLQNSDLPFSQKHPIILPKNHVLTRLIVTSYHLKHLHMGQQTLLSILRLKFWILSGRNTIRHILHKCITCFRARPVTINNLMGQLPRSRVVASRPFLNCGIDYGGPFQLKTSNLRNCKIVKSYICIFTCFTTRATHIELVYELTTESFLNCFKRFVARRGLCQNLYSDNATNFVGANNHLKELYSFISDTNIKSKFLQHFADHQINWKFIPPHSPHFGGVWESTIKSVKYHLKRVLGENKYTYDEMYTLLTQVESCLNSRPLLPLSNDPLDLGVLTPGHFFKWRFLNGCTTRGSHRCPHKQTQAISSSYASYSTFLG